One window of the Pseudokineococcus lusitanus genome contains the following:
- a CDS encoding LLM class flavin-dependent oxidoreductase has product MPARDVPLQQLGFLTIGTFDGDDPGPGLEALLVQLELAEELGLDSAWLRHRHLQHGVSSPVAVMAAASQRTSRLRLGTAVTPIAWENPLRLAEDLATVDVLSGGRVEAGLSAGPPMRWDDVKDALYPATADVEDLGYERVSRFLAMVAGEPVAPAATLGAEVYSSRVQPHSPGLRDRVWYGAGSLRSATWAAEQRLHLLTSSVLTGATSADFAAQQAEQVRAYRALHPAGRVSQGLVVVPTDSASPAQRARYRAYAEARLPRTTAPQGPGRLLFAPDLVGTSEEIAERLHAHEAFALVDEVAFALPFGFEHEDYVQLLTDLATSLGPALGWSPATGRAGATPGATLDGDGPAPPRP; this is encoded by the coding sequence GTGCCCGCGCGCGACGTCCCCCTGCAGCAGCTCGGCTTCCTCACCATCGGCACCTTCGACGGCGACGACCCCGGTCCCGGGCTCGAGGCGCTGCTCGTGCAGCTCGAGCTGGCGGAGGAGCTCGGCCTCGACAGCGCGTGGCTGCGCCACCGCCACCTGCAGCACGGGGTCTCCTCGCCCGTCGCCGTCATGGCCGCGGCCTCGCAGCGGACGTCCCGCCTGCGGCTCGGGACCGCGGTGACGCCCATCGCCTGGGAGAACCCGCTGCGGCTCGCCGAGGACCTCGCGACCGTCGACGTCCTCTCGGGCGGGCGGGTCGAGGCGGGCCTCAGCGCCGGCCCGCCGATGCGCTGGGACGACGTCAAGGACGCCCTCTACCCGGCGACCGCGGACGTCGAGGACCTCGGCTACGAGCGCGTGAGCCGCTTCCTCGCCATGGTGGCCGGGGAGCCGGTGGCGCCCGCCGCGACCCTCGGCGCCGAGGTGTACTCGTCGCGGGTCCAGCCGCACAGCCCCGGCCTGCGCGACCGCGTCTGGTACGGCGCGGGCAGCCTGCGCTCGGCCACCTGGGCCGCGGAGCAGCGCCTGCACCTGCTGACGTCGAGCGTCCTCACCGGCGCGACGTCCGCCGACTTCGCGGCGCAGCAGGCCGAGCAGGTGCGCGCCTACCGCGCCCTGCACCCGGCCGGCCGTGTCTCGCAGGGCCTCGTCGTCGTCCCCACCGACTCCGCGTCGCCGGCCCAGCGCGCGCGGTACCGCGCCTACGCCGAGGCCCGGCTGCCGCGGACGACGGCGCCGCAGGGCCCGGGCCGGCTCCTCTTCGCGCCCGACCTCGTCGGGACCTCGGAGGAGATCGCGGAGCGGCTGCACGCGCACGAGGCCTTCGCCCTCGTCGACGAGGTCGCCTTCGCCCTGCCCTTCGGCTTCGAGCACGAGGACTACGTCCAGCTGCTCACCGACCTCGCGACCTCCCTCGGCCCGGCGCTCGGCTGGTCGCCGGCCACGGGCCGGGCGGGGGCGACGCCGGGGGCGACGCTGGACGGTGACGGGCCCGCCCCGCCCCGCCCGTAG
- a CDS encoding site-2 protease family protein, with protein sequence MHAPAARPEPPAAGAPTRDPEGWRLGTVAGVPLYLARSWVVIAVVVTLLFAPVVARTAPGLGSAGSVVVALTYAVVLALSVLVHEVAHAVTARSVGLPPTRIVLTLWGGHTTFATEASSPGRSALVSAAGPLSNLALAGLGGLLVLPAEPGGLPWLLLSALALANLFVAVFNALPGLPLDGGRVLEAAVWAVTGDRLRATVVAAWAGRVLAVVAVVVLLGLPLLRGDRPSLLLAVWAVLVAGTLWTGATAVLRDARLRGRVASLRAQALQVPAVGVPAGAVVAEVTRAADAAGAAEVVLVAPDGRPVALVDRDAVSRVPRERWEVVPAASVAVGLAGPPVPSSAAGQGLVELLARAGGHPDAVTGNEVAAVVDAAGRVVGVLRGRDVVAAARREGAA encoded by the coding sequence GTGCACGCCCCCGCCGCCCGACCCGAGCCCCCGGCCGCGGGCGCACCGACCCGCGACCCCGAGGGCTGGCGGCTCGGCACCGTGGCCGGCGTGCCGCTGTACCTGGCCCGCTCGTGGGTCGTCATCGCGGTCGTCGTCACGCTGCTCTTCGCGCCCGTCGTGGCGCGGACGGCGCCCGGCCTCGGCAGCGCCGGCTCCGTCGTCGTCGCGCTGACCTACGCCGTGGTGCTCGCGCTGTCCGTGCTCGTGCACGAGGTCGCGCACGCCGTCACGGCGAGGTCGGTCGGCCTGCCGCCGACCCGCATCGTCCTCACCCTCTGGGGCGGGCACACGACCTTCGCCACGGAGGCGTCGTCGCCCGGCCGCAGCGCCCTCGTCTCGGCCGCGGGGCCGCTGTCGAACCTCGCGCTCGCCGGTCTCGGCGGGCTGCTCGTGCTGCCCGCCGAGCCCGGGGGGCTGCCGTGGCTGCTGCTGTCGGCCCTGGCGCTCGCCAACCTCTTCGTCGCGGTCTTCAACGCGCTGCCCGGCCTGCCCCTCGACGGGGGGCGGGTCCTCGAGGCCGCCGTGTGGGCCGTGACGGGGGACCGGCTGCGCGCCACCGTCGTCGCGGCGTGGGCGGGGCGCGTCCTCGCCGTCGTGGCCGTCGTCGTCCTGCTCGGCCTGCCGCTGCTGCGCGGCGACCGGCCCTCGCTGCTCCTCGCTGTGTGGGCGGTGCTCGTGGCCGGGACGCTGTGGACGGGTGCCACCGCCGTCCTGCGCGACGCGCGGCTCCGGGGCCGCGTGGCCTCGCTGCGGGCGCAGGCGCTGCAGGTGCCGGCGGTCGGGGTGCCGGCCGGGGCCGTCGTCGCCGAGGTCACCCGGGCGGCCGACGCCGCGGGCGCCGCCGAGGTCGTCCTCGTCGCCCCGGACGGCCGTCCGGTGGCGCTCGTCGACCGCGACGCCGTCTCGCGCGTGCCGCGGGAGCGCTGGGAGGTCGTCCCGGCCGCGTCGGTGGCCGTGGGCCTGGCCGGTCCGCCGGTCCCCTCGTCCGCCGCCGGCCAGGGCCTGGTCGAGCTGCTCGCCCGCGCCGGGGGCCACCCCGACGCGGTGACAGGGAACGAGGTGGCCGCCGTCGTCGACGCCGCCGGCCGCGTCGTCGGGGTGCTGCGCGGTCGCGACGTCGTCGCCGCCGCCCGTCGGGAGGGAGCCGCGTGA